In Drosophila pseudoobscura strain MV-25-SWS-2005 chromosome 4, UCI_Dpse_MV25, whole genome shotgun sequence, the following proteins share a genomic window:
- the LOC117183986 gene encoding uncharacterized protein translates to MTSSLPVTPMPGGKRGMVSSQQLTSSTPMPLLRSETFVCDEEEEKNLNRTRVESTRLSSLGFGQTLGLDSPGDANATQVLARDATRILKDAPKTMLDQAHQVMKGFSTKMSSLGSPIAPPIDATQTIVSPTLSPGFGVTMHVMTDDLVAANATHTVNASSQMLGRTMPVIQDSKDSTGMGNLTKTIDSPGDVTKFIANGGNLTQSIDQLPLLEHMSMPSGLDAVVAASDKGRGNGRGKGRSETELDDTLDVTLTPLAPDKTNMKLPLNSTLNTERLLDLSGLQSPARHIQLLNLTREFMEATPHRHATQTGRRSMGHGHTLLCLSPQSAATTPHGLRLGMGQQTPQPVHLLSPLLKQAQSEMVLPTRTPDADTVLERHGTLENTLTSSQSRTRYSFSLDLPDSTLDCSFELVDNSFSSSQQQLQQLQQQLLKKQSSFEMDESLGILTPDQMKDFLDSPQHNNLIHNMELQLAAGGHRLHHPNMQQLRMEQTPSPEELPLDPVEIKTEIVKQVEACPQPPAGQVSCPTSGQSKLSNSFITSVTSVTSLDTGYQGDGEMSRPASRGASDHSPSNGPHLGRVSRQPSFPPPIPAAAAAPAAPMRRQDPMTDSDFFTESDADDVLQRGDRRAQVIDGQLYGPTMQPSASVPQMEDSCMESSGIFTDVENRCDEEMRQPELEVDPEPDPDVDMSPDDSTQTMRKAGAGGGVQGQQTQQQQQQQRPPSSCLSSSSAATTLSNRTSYCSVDGGSTKSFADEAFAPTAASAGGSDCCRSSLALSVQPTASPRPHASLSSLCTVETYRGSVSASSSSSIASPKSCKALLTTTKAARSTTSPSTGTPPRSSKSPRSSKSHTPNKWDAVMNKIASNKPLIKTNYNDVKSKVSSTRAAAMAGQGQNSAPGSGSGSTPAQGSSNSVSKATTPSPRGSPSVSARRSPSTTPKVVAPRHQPLVVKRSSNSSNSTSKTAATPSPPPSTRQPQDKGSVGNGAAGVGTRSSSKSPTSPTSPPTKRLQSTLINR, encoded by the coding sequence ATGACGAGCTCTTTGCCCGTGACGCCCATGCCGGGCGGGAAGCGGGGCATGgtcagcagccagcagctgaCCAGCAGCACGCCCATGCCCCTGCTGCGGTCCGAGACGTTCGTctgcgacgaggaggaggagaagaaccTCAATCGGACACGAGTGGAGAGCACACGGCTCTCCAGTCTGGGATTCGGTCAAACTTTGGGCCTGGATTCGCCTGGAGATGCCAATGCCACGCAGGTCCTGGCCCGAGATGCCACGCGAATCCTCAAGGATGCGCCCAAAACAATGCTGGATCAGGCCCATCAGGTGATGAAGGGTTTCAGCACCAAGATGAGCTCCTTGGGCTCCCCCATAGCGCCGCCCATAGATGCCACCCAGACGATTGTGTCGCCGACTCTTTCCCCAGGATTTGGCGTAACGATGCATGTGATGACTGACGATTTGGTGGCAGCCAATGCCACCCACACAGTCAACGCCTCCTCCCAGATGCTGGGCAGGACTATGCCGGTGATCCAGGACTCCAAGGACTCCACCGGAATGGGAAATCTCACCAAAACGATCGATTCCCCGGGAGATGTCACCAAGTTTATTGCCAATGGAGGAAATCTAACGCAGAGCATCGACCAGTTGCCGCTGCTGGAGCACATGTCCATGCCATCGGGATTGGATGCGGTGGTGGCCGCCAGTGACAAGGGCAGGGGCAATGGCAGAGGCAAGGGCAGATCAGAGACCGAGCTGGACGACACGCTGGACGTGACGCTGACGCCTCTGGCGCCGGACAAGACCAACATGAAGCTGCCACTGAACTCCACGCTGAACACGGAGCGCCTGCTGGATCTCAGTGGGCTCCAGTCGCCGGCCCGACACATCCAATTGTTGAATCTGACGCGGGAATTCATGGAGGCCACGCCGCACAGGCATGCCACGCAGACGGGACGCCGCTCCATGGGCCACGGACACACGCTGCTGTGCCTCTCGCCCCAGTCGGCGGCGACCACGCCGCACGGGCTGCGTCTGGGCATGGGCCAGCAGACGCCACAGCCGGTGCACCTGCTGTCGCCGCTGCTGAAGCAGGCGCAGAGCGAAATGGTGCTGCCGACGCGTACGCCCGATGCGGATACCGTCCTCGAGCGGCACGGGACGCTGGAGAACACCCTGACGTCGTCCCAGAGCCGCACGCGCTACAGCTTTAGCCTGGATCTGCCCGACTCCACGCTGGACTGCTCCTTCGAGCTGGTGGACAACTCGTTCTCCTCctcgcagcagcagttgcagcagctgcagcagcagctcctcaaGAAGCAGAGCTCCTTCGAAATGGACGAGAGCCTGGGCATCCTCACGCCCGACCAAATGAAGGACTTCCTCGACTCGCCGCAACACAACAATCTCATCCACAAcatggagctgcagctggccgCAGGCGGTCACCGGCTGCACCATCCCAACATGCAGCAGTTGCGCATGGAGCAGACCCCCTCCCCGGAGGAGCTGCCCCTCGATCCCGTCGAGATCAAAACGGAGATTGTGAAGCAGGTGGAGGCCTGCCCCCAGCCGCCAGCCGGCCAGGTGTCGTGCCCCACCTCGGGGCAGTCGAAGCTGAGCAACAGCTTCATCACGAGCGTCACGAGTGTCACCAGCCTGGACACGGGCTACCAGGGCGATGGGGAAATGTCCCGTCCAGCCTCGCGCGGCGCCTCCGATCACTCGCCCAGCAACGGCCCGCATTTGGGGCGCGTGAGCCGCCAGCCCAGCTTTCCGCCACCCATCccagcggcagctgcagctccggCAGCGCCCATGCGGCGTCAGGACCCCATGACGGACTCCGACTTCTTCACCGAATCCGATGCGGACGATGTGCTCCAGCGGGGCGATCGACGGGCCCAGGTGATCGACGGACAGCTGTACGGACCCACCATGCAGCCGAGTGCCTCCGTGCCACAGATGGAGGACTCCTGCATGGAGTCCTCGGGGATTTTCACTGATGTGGAGAATCGTTGCGACGAGGAGATGCGCCAGCCAGAGCTGGAGGTGGATCCCGAACCGGATCCGGATGTGGATATGTCGCCGGATGACTCCACGCAAACAATGCGCAAGGCGGGAGCAGGAGGGGGAGTTCAAGGCCAGCAaacgcaacagcagcagcagcagcagcgacccCCCAGCAGCTGTCTCTCTTCCTCGTCGGCGGCCACAACGCTCTCGAATCGAACCTCGTACTGCAGCGTCGATGGGGGGAGCACGAAGAGCTTTGCCGACGAAGCTTTCGCGCCGACGGCGGCGAGTGCCGGCGGCAGCGACTGCTGCCGATCGTCGCTGGCGCTTTCAGTTCAGCCGACAGCGTCGCCGCGTCCACACGCCTCACTGTCGTCGCTCTGCACCGTCGAGACCTATCGCGGCTCCGTGTCCGCCTCCTCCAGTTCGTCGATCGCGTCGCCCAAGTCGTGCAAAGCCCTCCTGACCACAACAAAAGCCGCAAGATCCACCACCAGCCCATCGACGGGCACCCCCCCTCGCAGCTCCAAGTCGCCGCGCAGCTCCAAATCGCATACGCCCAATAAATGGGATGCCGTTATGAATAAGATCGCCAGCAACAAGCCGTTGATCAAAACCAACTACAATGATGTGAAATCGAAAGTGTCCAGCACCCGCGCCGCCGCCATGGCTGGGCAGGGCCAGAACTCTgcccctggctctggctctggctccacTCCCGCTCAGGGCTCCTCGAACTCTGTGTCCAAGGCCACCACGCCCAGTCCGCGGGGCAGTCCCAGTGTCAGTGCCAGGCGTTCGCCCTCGACCACCCCCAAGGTAGTCGCGCCACGCCACCAGCCCCTCGTTGTcaagaggagcagcaacagcagcaactccACCTCGAAGACGGCGGCCACACCATCACCGCCACCGTCAACGCGGCAGCCACAGGATAAAGGCTCAGTTGGCAACGGCGCTGCTGGTGTCGGCACACGGTCTAGCTCCAAGTCCCCCACGTCACCCACATCGCCGCCGACCAAGAGATTGCAGTCGACGCTTATCAATCGGTAA